Genomic window (Kazachstania africana CBS 2517 chromosome 10, complete genome):
aataaattttcagttttctcGAGAACgaagaaatagaaaaaaaaaaaaaatgccaATCTTGAGATGTTAATGCttattcattatttggaAAGAAACTGCATACATAACATATTATACAGTAATGTCTGAAGTCATTGAAGGCAACGTTAAGATTGACAGATTATCTCCAGGTGATGGTGCCAACTTCCCAAAGGTTGGTGATTTAGTTACCATTCACTACACCGGTACTTTAGAAAACGGTCAAAAATTCGACTCTTCCTTAGACAGAGGCTCTCCATTCCAATGTACCATTGGTGTAGGTCATGTAATCAAGGGTTGGGATGCCGCCATTCCAAAATTATCCGTTGGTGAAAAGGCTAGAATCACCATTCCAGGTGCTTACGCCTACGGTGAACGTGGTTTCCCAGGTTTAATCCCACCAATGGCCACTTTAATTTTCGACGTCGAATTATTAAAGATCAACTAAGCACCCATATATAGCTTGTATACTTTTTGAATTAAGAATCTGAACTcctctttaatttttttaaaaaaacaTCTATCGATTAATCGTaatcttcattaaaatgtactataatttatat
Coding sequences:
- the FPR1 gene encoding peptidylprolyl isomerase FPR1 (similar to Saccharomyces cerevisiae FPR1 (YNL135C); ancestral locus Anc_2.131) codes for the protein MSEVIEGNVKIDRLSPGDGANFPKVGDLVTIHYTGTLENGQKFDSSLDRGSPFQCTIGVGHVIKGWDAAIPKLSVGEKARITIPGAYAYGERGFPGLIPPMATLIFDVELLKIN